One stretch of Harmonia axyridis chromosome 1, icHarAxyr1.1, whole genome shotgun sequence DNA includes these proteins:
- the LOC123688604 gene encoding dolichyl-diphosphooligosaccharide--protein glycosyltransferase subunit DAD1: MANIGTVISKFYTEYTNKTPKKLKIIDAYLLYILLTGIVQFVYCVLVGTFPFNSFLSGFISTVSSFVLAVCLRLQVNPENKNQFQDVSPERGYADFIFAHVVLHLVVMNFIG, from the exons atggcAAACATAGGAACAGttatttccaaattttataCAGAATACACAAACAAAACCCCGAAAAAGTTAAAGATAATTGATGCTTATTTATTATACATTCTCTTGACCGGCATCGTTCAGTTTGTTTACTGTGTTTTAGTAGGAACATTTCCTTTCAATTCTTTCTTGAGTGGTTTCATTTCTACAGTCAGTTCCTTCGTTTTGGCTG TTTGTTTGCGTCTACAAGTAAACccagaaaataaaaatcagtTCCAAGATGTGAGCCCTGAGAGAGGATATGCAGATTTCATATTTGCTCATGTTGTTCTACACTTGGTCGTAATGAATTTTATTGGTTAA
- the LOC123688602 gene encoding uncharacterized protein LOC123688602, with protein sequence MKLLLISILCVAGTFSAPVVDEDVRIVENNDIGNSNEIGENVPKELKKLDLPKSTSIQTFEEVERITKICMEETKVDKNIVSKVLTDYIIPDDSKYGKFLACSYRKQKYLNEKGEIQFENIMRFLSRYYKKEDLEVLKVCGELKQTDNGADNALNTLKCILPKLLPIQEIFNE encoded by the exons ATGAAATTActgttgatttcaattttatgtGTAGCAGGAACTTTTTCTGCACCAGTAGTAGATGAAGATGTTAGAATAGTAGAA aataatGATATTGGAAATTCCAATGAAATCGGGGAAAATGTTcctaaagaattaaaaaaattagatcTGCCAAAATCAACTTCCATCCAAACATTTGAAGAAGTAGAACGAATCACTAAAATTTGTATGGAAGAAACAAAAGTCGATAAAAATATTGTCAGTAAGGTTTTAACTGATTATATTATTCCCGACGattcaaaatatggaaaattcctcgCCTGCAGTTATAGAAAacagaaatatttgaatgaaaaaggaGAAATCcagtttgaaaatatcatgagATTTCTATCTAGATATTATAAAAAAGAAGACTTGGAGGTTTTGAAAGTTTGTGGAGAGTTGAAGCAAACTGATAATGGTGCTGATAATGCTTTAAATACTTTGAAATGTATTCTACCCAAGCTTTTACCTATTcaagaaatattcaatgaataa